In one window of Leptospira sp. WS92.C1 DNA:
- the metK gene encoding methionine adenosyltransferase, which translates to MSLKDFIFTSESVGEGHPDKVCDQISDAILDAYLEQDPKSRVACETLVTTNLVVIAGEITSKGKVDAQEIARNVIRDIGYNDITMGFDADFAVVSAHVHAQSPDISQGVTEGEGLFKEQGAGDQGLMFGFAINETPELMPMPIYYSHQLVKYLAELRHSNRLKFLRPDTKSQVTVEYKDGKPIRIDTVVISTQHSPDVTHKQIEESLIEECVKKVIPANLLNNTKYFINPTGQFIVGGPHGDAGLTGRKIIVDTYGGYGRHGGGAFSGKDPSKVDRSAAYMGRYIAKNVVASGLADKCEVQLAYAIGVAEPVSVHVDTFGTGKVSEDELVKRIRGNFKLTPRGIIESLKLLEKGRKYRETASYGHFGRKGSTFTWEETDKAAALKG; encoded by the coding sequence ATGTCTTTAAAAGATTTTATTTTTACTTCGGAATCGGTCGGCGAGGGCCATCCGGATAAGGTTTGTGATCAAATTTCAGATGCGATTTTGGACGCATATCTTGAACAAGATCCAAAATCTCGAGTTGCTTGTGAAACTTTAGTAACTACAAACCTTGTCGTGATTGCAGGCGAGATTACGAGTAAAGGTAAGGTAGATGCACAGGAAATCGCAAGAAATGTGATTCGAGACATTGGTTATAACGATATTACGATGGGATTTGACGCCGATTTCGCTGTGGTTTCCGCTCACGTTCACGCGCAAAGCCCGGACATTTCCCAAGGCGTGACCGAGGGAGAGGGGCTTTTTAAAGAGCAGGGAGCCGGTGACCAAGGTTTGATGTTCGGATTTGCGATCAACGAAACTCCGGAACTCATGCCGATGCCGATTTACTATTCTCACCAATTGGTAAAATATTTAGCGGAACTCAGACATTCCAATCGACTCAAATTTTTAAGACCCGACACAAAGTCTCAGGTTACCGTGGAATACAAAGACGGAAAACCGATACGAATCGATACGGTAGTGATCTCCACTCAACATTCTCCGGACGTAACTCACAAACAAATCGAAGAATCTCTGATCGAAGAATGCGTAAAGAAAGTGATCCCCGCAAATCTTCTCAACAATACAAAATACTTTATCAATCCTACGGGCCAGTTTATCGTCGGCGGACCGCACGGAGACGCGGGTCTTACCGGTAGAAAGATCATCGTGGATACATACGGTGGTTACGGAAGACACGGAGGGGGAGCTTTCTCCGGAAAGGATCCTTCTAAAGTAGACCGTTCCGCGGCTTACATGGGACGTTACATCGCGAAGAATGTTGTGGCTTCCGGGCTCGCAGACAAATGCGAAGTGCAACTTGCTTATGCGATTGGTGTCGCGGAACCGGTTTCGGTTCACGTTGATACGTTCGGAACAGGAAAAGTTTCCGAAGACGAACTCGTAAAAAGAATTCGCGGGAACTTCAAACTCACCCCGAGAGGAATCATAGAATCCTTAAAACTTCTTGAAAAGGGAAGAAAATATAGAGAAACAGCTTCTTACGGACACTTTGGCAGAAAGGGATCCACGTTTACTTGGGAAGAAACCGACAAAGCTGCGGCTTTAAAAGGATAA
- a CDS encoding ParB N-terminal domain-containing protein has translation MKIRVSDIKVKNRIRKDLGDLRPLKESIQKLGLLHPILIDLDNTLISGERRLESVKILGWEYVDVRIVDIRNKKERVQMEAEENNIRLEFTSEEQMRVQELLKRYSYTTLFGRIFALILDFWDWIKRFFQKK, from the coding sequence ATGAAAATTCGAGTCTCAGACATCAAGGTTAAGAATCGTATCCGAAAGGATCTGGGCGATCTTCGTCCACTGAAAGAATCCATACAGAAGCTGGGTTTATTGCACCCAATCCTGATCGATTTGGACAATACTTTGATTTCGGGGGAAAGAAGACTTGAAAGTGTAAAGATTCTAGGTTGGGAATATGTGGATGTCCGTATCGTAGACATTCGAAATAAAAAAGAAAGAGTTCAGATGGAAGCCGAGGAAAATAATATCCGTTTAGAATTCACCTCGGAAGAGCAAATGCGTGTCCAAGAACTGCTCAAAAGATATTCATACACAACCCTTTTTGGAAGGATTTTTGCGTTAATTCTTGATTTCTGGGACTGGATCAAACGATTTTTTCAGAAAAAATAA
- the lipL32 gene encoding major surface lipoprotein LipL32, with protein MKKLSIVAISVAFFASMNACSLLGGLPDLKSSFVLGEKTIPGTNETVKSFLPYGSVINYYGYIKPGQAPDGLVDGSKKAYYLFLWVPAITVEIGVRMISPTGEIGEPGGDDLVSDAFKAATPEEKSMPNWFDTWIRVERMPAIMPDQIAKAAKGKALQKLDDDDDGDNTYKEERHAKYNSLTRITIPSPPKSFDELKNIDTKKLLVRGLYRISFTTYKPGEVKGSFVATVGLLFPPGIPGVSPLIHSNPEELQKQAVAAEESLKKAAAEATK; from the coding sequence ATGAAAAAACTTTCGATTGTGGCTATCTCTGTTGCATTCTTTGCAAGCATGAATGCTTGTAGTTTGCTCGGCGGTCTACCAGATCTAAAAAGCAGCTTTGTGCTGGGCGAGAAGACCATTCCAGGAACCAATGAAACAGTAAAAAGTTTTCTGCCCTACGGGAGTGTAATCAATTACTACGGGTACATCAAGCCGGGTCAAGCACCAGACGGTTTAGTTGATGGAAGCAAAAAAGCATACTATCTTTTTCTATGGGTACCAGCCATAACCGTTGAGATTGGGGTTCGTATGATTTCCCCAACTGGCGAGATCGGTGAACCAGGCGGAGATGATTTAGTAAGTGACGCTTTCAAAGCTGCAACTCCAGAAGAAAAATCAATGCCAAATTGGTTTGATACCTGGATTCGCGTTGAAAGAATGCCGGCTATTATGCCTGACCAAATTGCAAAAGCAGCAAAAGGCAAAGCGCTTCAAAAGCTCGATGACGATGATGATGGAGATAATACTTACAAAGAAGAGAGACATGCAAAATACAACTCTCTTACAAGAATTACTATCCCTAGTCCTCCGAAATCTTTTGACGAACTAAAAAACATCGATACTAAAAAACTTTTAGTAAGAGGTCTTTACAGAATTTCTTTCACTACCTACAAACCAGGTGAAGTGAAAGGATCTTTCGTAGCGACCGTTGGCTTGCTCTTCCCACCAGGTATCCCTGGCGTGAGCCCGCTGATTCACTCAAACCCTGAAGAACTGCAAAAACAAGCAGTTGCAGCTGAAGAGTCTTTGAAAAAAGCAGCAGCTGAAGCAACGAAGTAA
- a CDS encoding acyl-CoA dehydrogenase family protein, with protein sequence MIETNYFSDNEDLQESFQSILDWNEIIDAFEGDFHDHKEYQKSGKEEFAMAPGSYEDALEYYKSILESGGDIAGKQVAPIAKDMDLEGLKYSSGKVSFPQSMVKAINQVKEAGILPYSIGRKHGGLGVPATVQTMMMELFSRADASFAITLGCLNLAETIERFGSKEMIEEYVPQMADGKLFGAMALTEPNYGSDLPNLQTKAIKDADGIWRITGAKRFITHGCGFEGIPAVILTLARTGSPTSGARGLSFFLVKSADVFIAGIEKKMGLHCSPTCEVVYENSPGILIGEEGYGLVRYSMAMMNGARLSIAAQAMGIATAAYMEAQKYASAREQFGKTIRNIPAVRKMLSSMDREISGMRAILFEASRSIDLYHWKSERLKERGADEKEIRKDDSIRKWEKLANLLTPLSKYYITELANKIAYDSLQIHGGAGFTYDYDISRIYRDVRITNIYEGTTQLQVVAAIGGVVSGMSAKGHLRQYFEEEFSQFPVSSLLQENKENLEKIVESFAAIENSSLRDEMAFEVVQSTARVLIGLLLERGASKLKAKAKERKELIAREYNLESKSILAANQIEIENRKGQQLTFV encoded by the coding sequence ATGATCGAAACTAATTACTTCTCAGACAACGAAGATTTGCAGGAAAGTTTTCAGTCTATCCTAGATTGGAATGAGATCATCGACGCTTTTGAAGGCGATTTTCACGACCACAAAGAATATCAAAAATCCGGCAAAGAAGAATTTGCGATGGCCCCGGGATCCTATGAAGATGCATTAGAATATTATAAATCTATTTTAGAATCCGGAGGAGACATCGCCGGAAAACAAGTGGCGCCGATTGCAAAAGACATGGATCTCGAAGGACTCAAATATTCTTCCGGCAAGGTTTCGTTTCCCCAATCGATGGTTAAGGCGATAAACCAAGTCAAAGAAGCCGGAATTCTCCCTTATAGCATCGGTAGAAAACACGGTGGACTCGGAGTTCCCGCAACCGTTCAGACGATGATGATGGAATTGTTTTCCAGAGCGGACGCTTCGTTTGCGATTACATTAGGCTGTCTCAACCTCGCGGAAACCATCGAACGATTCGGATCCAAAGAAATGATCGAAGAATATGTTCCGCAAATGGCCGACGGAAAATTATTCGGAGCGATGGCTTTGACCGAACCGAACTACGGATCCGATCTTCCGAATCTTCAAACCAAAGCGATCAAAGATGCAGACGGTATCTGGAGAATCACGGGGGCAAAACGTTTTATCACACACGGATGCGGCTTTGAAGGAATTCCTGCAGTCATTCTTACACTCGCAAGAACCGGCAGTCCGACAAGCGGAGCGAGAGGGCTTTCTTTCTTTTTAGTAAAAAGCGCGGACGTATTTATCGCCGGAATTGAAAAAAAGATGGGTTTACATTGTTCCCCAACCTGTGAAGTCGTTTATGAAAACTCCCCGGGAATTCTGATCGGAGAGGAAGGTTACGGTCTAGTCCGATATTCGATGGCTATGATGAACGGCGCTAGATTGTCCATCGCAGCCCAGGCAATGGGAATCGCGACCGCGGCTTATATGGAAGCTCAAAAATACGCATCCGCAAGGGAACAATTCGGAAAGACAATTCGAAATATTCCGGCGGTTCGCAAGATGTTATCCTCTATGGATCGGGAAATTTCGGGAATGAGAGCGATTCTTTTTGAAGCTTCACGCTCGATCGACCTATATCACTGGAAATCGGAAAGACTCAAAGAACGGGGTGCGGATGAAAAGGAAATCCGAAAGGACGATTCGATCCGCAAATGGGAAAAACTGGCAAACTTGCTTACTCCATTATCAAAATATTATATTACAGAACTTGCAAATAAAATCGCGTATGACAGTTTACAAATCCACGGTGGAGCGGGTTTTACATACGACTACGATATTTCAAGAATTTACAGAGATGTTCGCATTACGAATATCTATGAAGGAACCACACAACTTCAGGTAGTCGCCGCGATCGGAGGAGTAGTATCCGGAATGTCCGCAAAAGGACATCTGCGTCAGTATTTCGAAGAGGAATTTTCCCAATTTCCCGTTTCCTCTTTATTACAGGAAAACAAAGAAAATCTGGAAAAAATCGTAGAGTCCTTTGCCGCGATCGAAAATTCGTCTTTGAGAGATGAAATGGCTTTTGAGGTGGTTCAGTCCACTGCAAGAGTTCTTATCGGACTCCTTCTCG